In the Aulosira sp. FACHB-615 genome, one interval contains:
- a CDS encoding Dethiobiotin synthetase, translated as MNYDTARKLLVSQTITTEENPDALLMRMKQGKPPVPGQITSILLALKVVFEALKDVPSLDRELTFALYQLSVKTQQLYVAGRKAGVEWPPLLKEDLVRISLAVESIFSGVWQTPPTGGFGGV; from the coding sequence ATGAATTACGACACAGCCCGCAAACTGCTTGTATCTCAAACAATCACAACCGAAGAAAACCCTGATGCTTTATTGATGCGGATGAAGCAGGGAAAACCACCGGTTCCAGGTCAGATTACCTCGATTTTGTTGGCGTTAAAGGTTGTGTTTGAAGCCCTCAAAGATGTACCCAGTCTAGACCGCGAGTTAACTTTTGCCCTTTATCAGTTAAGTGTCAAGACACAACAGTTATACGTAGCTGGACGCAAAGCTGGGGTAGAATGGCCACCCCTACTTAAAGAAGATTTAGTGAGAATTTCTCTGGCTGTAGAAAGTATCTTTTCTGGTGTGTGGCAAACCCCACCAACTGGGGGATTTGGCGGGGTTTAA
- a CDS encoding type II toxin-antitoxin system RelE/ParE family toxin has translation MTPQLYILSEQAENDLAQIYAYIARDNQDAAERMLDKLLAACELLTDNPRIGHYRSDLTPLPVRFWLVHPRYFLIYRGEKPVEIVRVLAANMDIARELAGE, from the coding sequence ATGACCCCACAACTATATATTCTCTCGGAGCAGGCCGAGAACGACTTAGCGCAGATTTACGCTTATATTGCACGAGATAATCAAGATGCTGCTGAACGGATGCTGGATAAACTTCTTGCAGCCTGTGAATTGCTGACAGACAACCCCAGAATAGGGCACTATCGTTCTGACTTGACACCGTTACCCGTTCGTTTCTGGTTGGTGCATCCCCGTTACTTCTTGATATATCGAGGAGAAAAGCCTGTAGAAATTGTGCGTGTACTAGCTGCCAATATGGATATTGCGCGAGAACTTGCTGGAGAATAA
- a CDS encoding type II toxin-antitoxin system ParD family antitoxin: MNISLTPELEAFVQKQVESGLYHSQSEVIREGLRLLKRFNDHSEEYKLWLNEQIAIGLSELDNAQSLPAEGVRERVRSKAQKLMKKRV, from the coding sequence ATGAATATTTCCCTGACTCCTGAGCTAGAAGCGTTCGTCCAAAAACAAGTTGAGTCTGGTTTGTATCATTCCCAAAGTGAAGTGATTCGGGAAGGGTTGCGTTTGTTAAAACGTTTTAACGACCATTCCGAAGAATATAAACTATGGCTCAATGAACAAATTGCCATCGGTCTTTCGGAACTTGACAATGCTCAAAGTCTCCCCGCCGAAGGAGTCCGGGAGCGCGTACGCAGCAAAGCGCAAAAATTGATGAAAAAGCGCGTGTAA
- the rnc gene encoding ribonuclease III: MTIVYPRRQRQLESLVRKLGLPLEAPIKWQLLDLALTHPTVSDSANYEQLEFVGDAVVRLAAAVILWEKYPDCQVGDFAAIRSVLVSDRILAQLAREYGLELYLLVAGSATSDKVGQESRLADAFEAVLGALYLSTNNLDLIRSWLDPHFEQLATEIRLDPARLNYKAALQEWTQAQFKVLPEYRVEEINQPNRNQERFAAEVWLHGKKLGEGRGRSIKAAEQAAAKVAFLAVNNPENT, encoded by the coding sequence ATGACAATTGTTTATCCCCGCCGTCAAAGACAACTTGAAAGCTTAGTAAGAAAGTTAGGTTTGCCATTGGAAGCACCCATTAAATGGCAACTGTTGGATTTGGCTTTAACTCATCCAACGGTATCTGATTCAGCGAATTATGAACAACTAGAATTTGTTGGTGACGCAGTGGTGCGACTAGCGGCGGCTGTGATTTTGTGGGAAAAATATCCAGATTGCCAAGTTGGAGATTTTGCGGCGATTCGTTCGGTGTTAGTGAGCGATCGCATTCTCGCCCAATTAGCCAGAGAATATGGTTTAGAACTATATTTATTAGTTGCTGGCAGTGCCACCAGTGATAAAGTTGGTCAAGAATCCCGGCTGGCGGATGCTTTTGAAGCTGTGTTAGGGGCGCTTTACCTCAGCACCAATAATTTAGACCTCATCCGTTCATGGTTAGATCCTCATTTTGAACAACTAGCAACAGAAATTCGGCTTGATCCGGCTCGACTCAACTATAAAGCGGCTTTGCAAGAATGGACTCAAGCCCAATTTAAAGTTTTACCAGAATATCGCGTTGAGGAAATTAATCAACCTAACCGCAATCAAGAGCGATTTGCTGCTGAAGTTTGGCTACATGGCAAAAAACTCGGTGAAGGTAGAGGACGTTCCATCAAAGCTGCTGAACAAGCCGCAGCTAAAGTTGCTTTTTTAGCAGTGAATAATCCAGAAAATACTTAA
- the corA gene encoding magnesium/cobalt transporter CorA yields the protein MISKVRRLSKKVRKPNFQDFYHQPGNIPGTLIIDENAEAPIIVLFDYNQTNFIRKQIATPEECLSYLDTESVSWVDVQGVGSQDILQRLGKVFELHPLVLEDVVNMGERPKIEDYEDQLLIISRMVVPKENTCGFYSEQVSFVLGKYYLLTVQEEPEHDCFDSVRMRIDKGKGIIRKQGADYLAYALLDAIIDGFFPVLELYGERIEELEEEVILKPTPQTLQQIYQIRRELLQLRRSIWPQRDAINTLIRDSSDLISEDVRIYLRDCYDHTVQVMDMVETYRELASGLMDVYLSAVSNKMNEIMKLLTVVSAIFIPLTFVAGIYGMNFNTDKSPYNMPELNWYWGYPACLALMVAIAVSLLILFWRRGWLANFSSIKHHEK from the coding sequence AAGCCCAATTTCCAGGATTTTTATCATCAACCAGGAAATATACCAGGAACTCTGATTATTGATGAAAATGCAGAAGCGCCAATCATTGTTTTGTTTGATTACAACCAAACAAATTTTATCCGTAAACAAATTGCTACTCCTGAAGAATGTTTGAGTTACTTAGATACGGAATCAGTTTCTTGGGTAGATGTTCAAGGTGTAGGTAGTCAAGATATATTACAACGTTTGGGTAAAGTCTTTGAGTTACATCCTCTGGTTTTAGAAGATGTGGTCAATATGGGAGAACGCCCTAAAATCGAAGATTATGAAGACCAATTACTGATAATTTCTCGGATGGTCGTGCCGAAAGAAAATACCTGTGGGTTTTATAGCGAACAGGTAAGTTTTGTGTTAGGTAAATATTACTTGCTGACTGTGCAGGAAGAACCAGAACATGATTGCTTTGATAGTGTCAGAATGCGAATTGATAAAGGCAAAGGTATTATTCGTAAACAAGGTGCTGATTATTTAGCTTATGCTTTGTTAGATGCTATTATTGATGGTTTTTTTCCAGTATTAGAACTTTACGGTGAACGCATCGAAGAATTAGAAGAAGAAGTCATCCTGAAACCAACTCCACAAACACTCCAGCAAATTTATCAAATTAGGCGAGAGCTTTTACAATTGCGTCGGTCTATCTGGCCGCAACGAGATGCTATTAATACTTTGATTCGAGATAGTAGCGATTTAATTAGTGAAGATGTCAGAATTTATCTGCGAGATTGCTATGACCACACAGTACAAGTTATGGATATGGTAGAAACCTACCGAGAATTAGCATCAGGATTAATGGATGTATATTTATCAGCAGTCAGTAATAAGATGAATGAAATTATGAAGCTACTGACGGTAGTTTCGGCGATTTTTATTCCTTTAACTTTTGTTGCAGGTATTTATGGGATGAACTTCAATACAGATAAATCACCATACAATATGCCTGAACTAAATTGGTATTGGGGTTATCCGGCTTGCTTGGCTTTAATGGTAGCGATCGCAGTTAGTTTACTGATACTATTTTGGCGCAGAGGATGGCTCGCTAATTTTTCCAGTATTAAACATCACGAAAAGTAA